The following DNA comes from Odocoileus virginianus isolate 20LAN1187 ecotype Illinois chromosome 34, Ovbor_1.2, whole genome shotgun sequence.
TCCCGGGGACACCTTCCTCCTCCAGCGTCCCCTGACGACTTCGGAAGACAAGGCGGGAGGACGCGAGGAGGGCCGGCGCCGCGGGCGGTGCACCATGGGCGGGCGGTGCGCCCTGGCCCTCGCCGTTCTCTCGGCCCTGCTGTGCCAGGTGAGCTGCCACGCGGGGCCCCGGGGCCGCGCCGTCGGGTGGGCTGTCAGCCGGACGCCCCGGTGGCCTGTGGCGTCGGGGGGGGGGGACCCCGGGGAGCGGGCCGCGCGGGGGGCAGCGCCCAGGGAAGGACGCGGCCGGAGGGGATTCCCGCGCCAGGCGCCCCACGCCCTCGTCTCGCCCGCAGGTCTGGAGCTCCGGGGTGTTCGAGCTGAAGCTGCAGGAGTTCGTCAACAAGAAGGGGCTGCTGGGGAACCGCAACTGCTGCCGCGGGGGCGCGGGGCCGCCGCCTTGCGCCTGCAGGACCTTCTTCCGCGTGTGCCTCAAGCACTACCAGGCCAGCGTGTCCCCCGAGCCGCCCTGCACCTACGGCAGCGCCGTCACCCCGGTGCTGGGCATCGACTCCTTCAGCCTCCCAGACGGCGCGGGCGCGGACCCCGCCTTCAGCAACCCCATCCGCTTCCCCTTTGGCTTCACCTGGCCGGTGAGCGCCGCACCTAAgggcgcggggcgggcggggAAGACCGGGAGGCCGGGGCGCGGCGGGGGAGTGCCCGGGCCGGTGGGCGCCACGCTCTGCGGGGCCCTGGGGCACCGCCTCCACGCCCGGGTGACTTACAGGCGGTGGCAGCGGCGAGGGGGTGGTGCGCGGGGTGACAGCCAGGGTAGAGTGAGGCGGAGAGGCCGAGGTCCTGGGACATTTCCGTGTCCGGTCTGCGCGCCGAGCCGCGGAGTTGAAAGGACCCCTTCACGTGGGAGAATCCCAGTTCCGCAGCTCTTGGACCGGCCGGTTGTCAGTCGCCCTCGCAGCCTGGCCGCCCCCAGCGCCTCTCCCTGGCTCCTTCCCCAGAAGACTGCACACAAGCCCCTCCAACCCCGCCTGCTCCGcggtcttctttcttttctttcaaacacGATATCCTGTATTAACAGGCTGAAAAAACATGTTAGGAAACCACTCTTGAAAGTTGTTCCATATCCTTAAGGAAAGTGAAATCAGGCAAGAGAGGTACACAGACCCTCCCCAGGACACGCTGCGCACGGATCTGCAGCCACTGGGTTGCCCGGGATCCTTTGATTCTTTTGTAAACAGTTCTGGTTTGTCTTCTGTCGTTCTGtccttcctccagggaaccttctctCTGATCATTGAAGCTCTCCACACAGATTCTCCTGATGACCTTGCAACAGGTACAAACAATCCCCCCAAACTCCCAAACTATGTGAACTGCTTCCCTAGTTAGTATTTATTTGACTTCAATCTTCCTGGAAACAAGTGTCTGCGCCTTTCATTCTGCCAGTCCCTCTGGGAGGTCCAGGAGAAGGGTTAAGCCTCCCTGCCTGgcatcctttccttctccccagtTCCCCAAGCTTCGGGGTTCTCAGTCAGAACCAACGGGGCGTCCTCTTTCTACAGAGAACCCAGAAAGACTTATCAGCCGCCTGGCCACGCAGAGGCACCTGACGGTTGGCGAGGAGTGGTCCCAGGACCTGCACAGCAGTGGCCGCACAGACCTCAAGTACTCCTATCGCTTTGTGTGTGATGAGCACTACTTCGGGGAAGGCTGCTCCGTCTTCTGCCGCCCCCGAGATGACGCCTTCGGCCACTTCACCTgcggggagagaggagagaaagtctGCAACCCTGGCTGGAAGGGCCAGTACTGCACAGAGCGTGAGTCCCAGGGAGGGAGGCCACCGCCCTCAGCTTGCTCCCCCAGGCCTGCACTCCTGAGCAGGGGGGCATATTCTCGGAGCTGCTGGGATCCTGCGATTTTAGCCCCAGGGAGACGTTCTGGGGGGTGGAAACTGGGCCAGGGAGCCAGAGAGATTAGTTGAGACCTCATAGTCAGCCAGAGGCGGGTTGGGGTCGACTCAGACGTTGTAACTTCCGCAATGGGAAGCTGCCTTTCTTAATCAGGAGGATTTTGGACACAGGGCCAGGGGTCAGGAAGTAAGccaaagggaagggagggaggaaggaagggaggaacagAGAGGAGGCTGTGTGCAGGGCATGCTTTTACCAAAGGAGTTCTCTTTGCGAGACAGCGTCTCATTGAAGAGAGCTTCATTCTCTCCAGAGTTGGTGTGCTCGGCCTCTCTGCAGAGCCAGTGTATTTAAAAACATCCCACTGTTTGTGACAGTTTCACTTCTGGGGGACGTGAGTCTGCCAGCTCTGCCTGGGGAGGGGCTCGCTTGCCCTGTTGTGGGGTGCTCACAGAGCGCCCTACCCGGGAAGGAAATACCTTCACAGGAGTGACTCCGGCCCTGCCTGCCCACAGCTCTGTGTTCTCACAGGTGCAGGCTTCGGGACCCGGCTGGCTCCTGGGCCTAGTTCAGCTGGACCCCAGGTGCCTCACTGCCCCCCGTCTCACTCCACGTCTCCCCAGAGTCGGGTGGGGAGCCTCCCCCAGAAACCCCagggctcctcctcctgccctgagccCAGGAACCTTCTCCTGTAGGGTAGAACCCCTCGCTGGGAGGGGCACTTTCTCAGTTCTGATTTGGTCCTGCCTCCAGCGTCATGGTTGCTCAGCCCGCTCAGCTTTCGGCTCCTTTGAGCTTGCCTTGGCCCGAGCTGGCTCTGTTGTCCTGAAAACTTGTGGGGCGGCTCGTTAATGAGTCTCCTCGCCAGGAGAAGGAAGCCAGCCCCGAGCCTCAGCCTCCagcaccgccccctccccctgcctccggGACTTCAGGCTTGCCTGCCGCCTCCCTCCTGGCTACCCGCCCTCTCCTTCGCCGTGGGGTGGCCATAAActtaaacttttttcttcttattcaaaCACTGGagtctctccctgcccccagctcgcGCGTGCCATCGATTAGATCTCTCCGGGGATAGGCGGCTGGGACGCACGCCTGTTCCCATTGGCGGAAAGGgtgcacgtgcgtgtgtgtgtgtgtgtgtgtgtacatgctaggggtgtgtgtgaggggtggggGCATGGGGTGTGAGGGGGAGGCCGGTATTGTTGCACTGGGGCAGCTGCTGGGAGAGAACAGACAATAGAGCAGCTGTCTTGCCCTGGTACTCTGCATACCAGCTGTCCACCCTTATctacacacacactttctggGTATTAAGAGGTGGAGCTTTGTGCATAGAAttgggaagtgggggaggaggagggggaaggactTCTGACCCTCTCTTAGAAGAAAAGGggcctgtgggggtgggggcttccgCGCTCTTTTGTCCTTGAGCTGCTGTGTTAAGAAGAATGCTCCTCTCGCTAAGTAAAGTCCGATGCCAGGGCCGGGGGCTCGCTGGCCCGCTGGGCACGGCTCACAGCTCCCTCGCGTTGGAGCGCTCTGGTGGGCTTGACCCCGTGCCTTTCCTCCTGCAGCCATCTGTTTGCCAGGGTGCGATGAGCAGCACGGGTTTTGTGACAAGCCAGGGGAATGCAAGTAAGTTTGCAAaagttgcttctttctttttcttgttgtcCTTTTACACCTAGTGTATTAGCAAAGTGTCTCTAGATGATCCTTTGAAAAACTCAGGTAAGATTAGCTGTTTGCGGGGTGGGGGAGCTTTTTTTCCTGGTGTTTCTTCTTAATACATACCTGGACAGTTGTTGAGTCAAGGTAGTCATTCACCTAAGCTACTCAGTGGCTGTAGAACTTACAgatgagattttaaaagaattgGCAAAGAAAAGGAGAGTGTTTAGTAGGTTAGAATCACCTAGAGATGTTGCCCTGGTTGACCCTCATGCTGAATCAGACCCTCTGAGGCAGGACTGAGCTATCCTTGGGGTTTAAAGATCTTGAGGACTGCCCAAGCCTCATGAGGACAAGCAGTGCTGGTGCTGTTGGAGGTGACGTCTTGTGCTCAGGGAAGGTGTTGCTGTGAACCCAGCAGCAGCGTCCACTGACTGTCCTCTCTCCTAAGGTGCAGAGTGGGCTGGCAGGGTCGGTACTGCGACCAGTGCATTCGGTACCCAGGCTGTCTCCACGGCACCTGCCAGCAGCCCTGGCAATGCAACTGCCAGGAAGGCTGGGGGGGCCTTTTCTGCAACCAGGGTAAGCTTCCGCCCCCGCAGCCTGCCTGCCTGGGCTCGGTCACAGGCGAGGACGTCTCCCgcatctctcctcctctccccatctccacccTTGCAGACCTCAACTACTGCACGCACCACAAGCCCTGCAGGAACGGGGCCACCTGCACCAACACGGGCCAAGGGAGCTACACGTGCTCTTGCCGGCCTGGGTACACGGGGGCCAACTGTGAGACAGAGGTGGACGAGTGCAGCGCCGGGCCTTGCAGGAACGGAGGGAGCTGCACGGTGAGTCCAGCCACCGCGGGCTCTCGCGTCGAGCCGGGGGCCCTGGTTTGAGACAGACTGTGTGAGCCGGCAGCCCTGGTTTGAGGCAGATCGTGTGGGTCCTTGGGAGCGACTAGGAAAGCTTTCTTTGTCTTCTCCGTTGCTCAGGACCTTGAGAACAGCTACTCCTGCACCTGCCCACCTGGCTTCTACGGCAGGGTCTGCGAGCTGAGTGCCATGGTGTGTGCCGATGGCCCCTGCTTCAATGGGGGCCGGTGCTCCGACAACCCCGAGGGAGGGTACACCTGCCACTGCCCTGCGGGCTTCTCCGGCTTTAATTGTGAGAAGAAGATGGATTCCTGCAGTTCCTTGCCTTGTTCCAATGGTAAGGGGGCCGCCTGACCCACCTGAGACTATGTCCGGGGGTCCACACTGATGAGAAGCATGTGGGTTTAGTTTCAAGCTGAGTTCATCACTGTGAGCTGCCTTGAGTCTCAGAAGCCTTTTTGTCTGAACAATGAGAAACTTCAGAGTCTTATCCTTGAGTCTGGAAACACCCAGGGAGCTAGAAAGGCAGGCAGGAGTGTCCCTTCCGGGCAGGACCGGCTCAGGCGGAGATGCAGTGATTCACGTGCAGTCCTGCGCTCCTCAGTGCCTCGAGACCCCAGTGTTGGCGGGCCCACCCTCGCAACAGCCCAGCCGCTGCATGTTTAGGGCCCAGCCCAACTCCCCTCAGTCAGCAAGCAGAGCCGGCTGGTGAGACTGCGTGGTCTCCACGAGTGGGCGGGATGCCCCACAGAAACCCCCGGGCGGGGACAGCGGGGCCCAGACAGCCCGGACTGGCTTGGGCGCTTCTGCGCTGGGCGTGGCCGTGGACGAGAGAGGAGTCGCCTTGCTTTGCTCTCCATGTGCTCTGCAGGCCGCCCTGGGTCACGCTCTTTCTCCGGTTTGTTTCCAGCCATTGAACCAATAGAGCATTGGATGCTTAATCtttagagaggaaaaataagGAGGGTTAGCAGACTTGGCTCTGGAAGGACAAAGACACATCCCTAGCCCCCTCcctgcctttcttcttttctctttctttctgtttcaattCTTGCTCGTCACTAACTGAAACCACGGCAAGCGCATCATCCTCTttaagccttggtttcctcatctgtgaactgGGTCCTCTCCTGGCTTGCTGTGAAGATGAATTCAGCAGTGCAGGCGAAGCGCTTTGCCTGGGGCATGTCAGGAGGTGTCAGCCTGTATTTTTTATGTAATGTGCGAATTTGGGCCAgaaccctgccccctgcccacccctgccaTGGGCTGGCATGTGACGCGTGTTGTCTCAGTGCTGGCCTCCATCTGGCCCACCTCTCTCTGCTCTGGTGTGTGGCCTGGCGGCACAGGCAGCAGATGCCCCAGGACGTTTCCCAGGTGACAAGCCGCCGCCCTGTCTATGTCCCAGGTGCGCAGTGCGTGGACCTCGGCGACACGTACGTCTGCCGCTGCCAGGCCGGCTTCTCCGGGAGGCACTGTGATGACAACGTGGATGACTGTGCCTCCTCCCCGTGTGCCCACGGGGGCACCTGCCGGGATGGCGTGAACGAGTACTCCTGCACCTGCCCCCCCGGGTACACGGGCAGGAACTGCAGTGCCCCCGTCAGCAGGTGTGAGCACGCACCCTGCCACAACGGGGCCACCTGCCACGAGCGGGCCTTCCGCTACCTCTGTGAGTGCGCCCGGGGCTACGGGGGCCCCAACTGCCAGTTCCTGCTCCCCGAGCCGCCCCCGGGCCCCGTGGTGGTGGACCTCACAGAGAAGTACGTGGAGGGCCAGGCCGGCCCGTTCCCCTGGGTGGCCGTCGGGGCGGGTGTGGTGCTGGTCCTCACGCTGCTGCTGGGCTGTGCCGCCACGGTGGTCTGCGTGCGGCTGAGGCTGCAGAAGCGCCGGCCCCCCGCAGACCCCTGCCGGGGGGAGACAGAGACCATGAACAACCTGGCCAACCGCCAGCGGGAGAAGGACATCTCTGTTAGCGTCATCGGGGCCACACAGATCAAGAACACCAACAAAAAGGCAGACTTTCACGCCGAGCCCGGCGCGGAGAAAAACGGCCTCAAGGCTCGAGATCCCGCCGTGGGCTACAACCTGCTACAGGGCCTCAAGGGTGCCGCAGCCACGGCGGACCCCCACGGCAAGCGTGATGCCAAGTGCCAGCCCCAGGGCTCTgcgggggaggagaagggcaccCCGACACTCAGAGGGTGAGTGCTTCGGTCTGGAGGGGGCACATGGGGAGGCCAGCTGGGCAGGGGTCCAGCTGGAGAGGGTGCCCCGACACCCAAGGGGTGTGCAGGACAGGCTGGGCAGGGGGCCAGCCAGGGAGGGCACCCTGAAATCCAAGGgatgggcaggaaagcctgggcAGGAGAGCCAGCTGAAGAGGGCGCCCCGACACTCAAGGAGTGTGCAGGACAGGCTGGGCAGGGGGCCCAGCCGGGGAGGGCACCCCGAAATCCAAGGGATGGGCAGGAAAGCCAGCTGAAGAGGGCACCCCGACACTCAAGGAGTGTGCAGGACAGGCTGGGCAGGGGGGCCAGCTGGGTGTGTTCCTCCAAGCTCTGGTCATTTTCCTGTTCAAAAATGCTCTTGTGTGTTGACTGTGGCTCTTTCATTTTCCCTCTAGTGGAGAAGCATCTGAAAGAAAAAGGCCGGACTCTGTGTATTCTGCTTCAAAAGACACAAAGTACCAGTCAGTGTATGTCATATCCGAGGAGCAGGACGAGTGTGTGATCGCCACTGAGGTCAGAGAGGGCTGCGGGGCCGCCTGCCGCCGGGGAGCCGGGACGGAGCCTCCTGCCTGCGCTAACCGCCCCTGTCTCCTGGTCCCTCTAGGTGTGACGTGGAGGTGACGGGGCAAGTTCCGTTTCTGCAGAACAAGGTGTCGGCCCCGACGATGCTGCTGGGAGGAGCGGGCATGCTCCTGACTGCTGCTGGAAGCCAGGTCCTCTTCCTGCCAGGGTGGCGGGTGCTCCCGCGGCTGCTGCTCTGCCTCTAGGACGTTTCCATTGCACTATGGacagttgcttttaaaaaatatatatttaaatgaatggaCTTGATCACTACATAAGAAGCACGCACTGCCTGAAGTGTATATTTTGGATTCTTATGAGCCAGTCTTCTCTTGAATTAGAATCACAAACACTGCCTTTATTGTCCTTTTTGAtactaaaatgtgtttttctaggTGGAAAAAATGTGCGTTATTTTTTGgacttgtaaaaatatttttcatgatatCTGTAAAGCTTGAGTATTTTGTGAtgttcattttttataatttaaatttttggtaaataTGTACAAAGGCACTTCGGGtcaatgtgactatattttttgtatataaatgtatttatggaaTATTGTGCAAATGTTATTTGAgttttttactgttttgttaatgaagaaattcctttttaaaatatttttccaaaataaatattatgaacaacATCCAGAGGTGTGCTTACTCACCTTTAGATGAGTACACTCATCTAAGACCCGGAGGACAGACGCGGCCTCTGCGGTTTTCGTAGTTTCATTGAATTGATGACGAGCAACTTCCCTTGCTCCTCTGCCCCTCAAAGAGCCCTCCAGGAGCTGCCAGCAGGATGAAGAAGGGGCAGGTGCCTTGCTGTGGGTTGTCTTGCTCCTCAGCAGCCCCTGGACTCCAGGGCAACACGAGGCCCGAGCGCCTGCACCTCGTGTCTGGTCAGAGCCGAGAACCCTGGAGCTGGTCGCCTTCCTCTGAGCCTTACTTTCATCAGGATTGGAACAAGCCTCATTTTGGATTAAATACCTGTGAAGCACTTCAGTGTTGCCATGGCAAAAGCTTTTGGTCCTAGAATACTACTTACCCATCCATTTGTTTGTGGGTTTATTTGTAGCGAATTCAGCCACAGGACAAACAGCAAGGACAGAAATCCTGTCTTCCTGAGTGGTTGGTCACTACCTGCCAGGTGCCTGCTCCTCCTGAATTGTCTCATGGATCCCCCAAGAGCTCCATTGTGGCTTCCTTGTATGGCCGAGGAGACGGAGGCTTGGGGTGTGGAGTTACTCGGGGCTGGTCAGGGGCGAAGTCGGTTCAGATCTGGGCATCTGGCTCTAGACCCGAGTGCCATCATTGTTTGTCACAAATGCAGCTTCTTGTTGAGAATGAGATGGGAGTTAACAGACCCCCACCGCTGGAGCAGTTTGGTGGCTCTGAAGGATCTGTGTGGATGGTCAGCTCTCTAAGACAAGTTAGTGTTGGGGAGAAGTGGTTTATTTCTGGAGTTGGAGGGAACAGTCAGAGGAAAGAGGTTGCCTTTGCCCAGTGACCATgatgaatttatttctggactcttccTGCGGAGGATGGTCAGTCTTCAAGCCCACCCTTGTGTGCATAGAGGATGGAGACCAGGAAGCTACATCAGGCCAGACAGTACTCAGAAGCCACCTGGCTGGGGCTCCTGCATCCGAGACACAACCCCATCCATCCCATCGCTCTGTCTGGTTATTGTGGAATAACTGCTCAAGGAGGGACTCCAGCAGAGTGACCTCATCCATGGAGAGATATCAGCATCAGGCCCGAGTGTGGCCAAGGAAGACTTAGGCTTCA
Coding sequences within:
- the DLL1 gene encoding delta-like protein 1 — its product is MGGRCALALAVLSALLCQVWSSGVFELKLQEFVNKKGLLGNRNCCRGGAGPPPCACRTFFRVCLKHYQASVSPEPPCTYGSAVTPVLGIDSFSLPDGAGADPAFSNPIRFPFGFTWPGTFSLIIEALHTDSPDDLATENPERLISRLATQRHLTVGEEWSQDLHSSGRTDLKYSYRFVCDEHYFGEGCSVFCRPRDDAFGHFTCGERGEKVCNPGWKGQYCTEPICLPGCDEQHGFCDKPGECKCRVGWQGRYCDQCIRYPGCLHGTCQQPWQCNCQEGWGGLFCNQDLNYCTHHKPCRNGATCTNTGQGSYTCSCRPGYTGANCETEVDECSAGPCRNGGSCTDLENSYSCTCPPGFYGRVCELSAMVCADGPCFNGGRCSDNPEGGYTCHCPAGFSGFNCEKKMDSCSSLPCSNGAQCVDLGDTYVCRCQAGFSGRHCDDNVDDCASSPCAHGGTCRDGVNEYSCTCPPGYTGRNCSAPVSRCEHAPCHNGATCHERAFRYLCECARGYGGPNCQFLLPEPPPGPVVVDLTEKYVEGQAGPFPWVAVGAGVVLVLTLLLGCAATVVCVRLRLQKRRPPADPCRGETETMNNLANRQREKDISVSVIGATQIKNTNKKADFHAEPGAEKNGLKARDPAVGYNLLQGLKGAAATADPHGKRDAKCQPQGSAGEEKGTPTLRGGEASERKRPDSVYSASKDTKYQSVYVISEEQDECVIATEV